From the Clostridiales bacterium FE2011 genome, one window contains:
- a CDS encoding DUF4860 domain-containing protein gives MSKPVVSRSPRIIQSVFVLLLLSLFACLSAFLVTMGAQIYKNTVDSAEENNHSRIASAVIRSAVWAEDGGDVQIEQLSDDITALSVVNEYDGVKYYKRLYCAMDPDPLDGEPRSFLWESYNSEGVEFKPDNGESLCELNGFVPSIENNMLTVELETPAGTKSTIRMALRTGGAVK, from the coding sequence GTGAGTAAGCCTGTTGTTTCCCGTTCTCCCCGTATTATCCAGAGCGTATTTGTCCTGCTGCTCCTGTCCCTGTTCGCCTGCCTGAGCGCCTTCCTGGTGACCATGGGTGCTCAGATTTACAAGAACACAGTGGACAGTGCTGAAGAAAACAATCATTCCCGGATCGCATCCGCGGTGATCCGCAGTGCCGTATGGGCTGAGGACGGCGGGGACGTACAGATTGAGCAGCTGAGTGATGACATTACTGCCCTGTCAGTGGTTAATGAATATGACGGCGTGAAGTACTATAAGAGACTGTACTGCGCGATGGATCCGGATCCCCTGGACGGGGAACCCCGTTCCTTCCTGTGGGAAAGCTATAACAGTGAAGGCGTCGAATTCAAACCTGACAACGGCGAGTCCCTGTGTGAACTGAACGGTTTTGTACCTTCCATAGAAAACAATATGCTGACGGTGGAGCTGGAAACACCAGCCGGTACGAAGAGCACCATCCGGATGGCATTGCGGACGGGAGGTGCAGTGAAATGA
- a CDS encoding PilT/PilU family type 4a pilus ATPase, with product MVETLDDILRKALEYHGSDVFVVPGSHIMTKSHGKMIPISEEKALPNDIAVLVGRAYKLARREQDTLINEGDDDFSFAVRDLSRFRCNTYRQRGSLAMTCRVVAFGVPDPKTYNIPDVVMRLADLRSGMVLVTGPAGNGKSTTLACLVDQINATRSGHIITIEDPIEYLHPHKQCIVSQREVPGDASSFARALRAALRQAPDVIMLGEMRDIETISTAITAAETGHLLLSSLHTLGAAKTIDRVIDAFPANQQNQIRAQLSMVLRAVVSQRLILTKDGTLHPVFEVMCVNPAIQNLIREGKTHQIDNAIFGGGADMLSMDTELAKLLRDGKIDKEQASLYAIHPETVERQARFMKS from the coding sequence ATGGTAGAAACGCTCGATGATATCCTGAGAAAAGCATTGGAATATCATGGATCCGACGTGTTTGTTGTGCCCGGATCCCATATCATGACAAAATCACACGGCAAGATGATCCCGATCTCTGAAGAGAAGGCCCTGCCGAATGATATTGCTGTGCTGGTGGGAAGAGCATACAAGCTGGCACGGCGGGAACAGGATACGCTCATCAACGAGGGCGATGATGACTTTTCATTCGCCGTACGTGACCTGAGCCGTTTCCGCTGTAATACGTATCGTCAAAGGGGCTCCCTTGCGATGACCTGCCGTGTTGTCGCGTTCGGCGTTCCGGATCCGAAAACCTATAATATTCCTGACGTGGTTATGCGGCTTGCTGATCTGCGGAGCGGCATGGTTCTTGTAACGGGACCTGCCGGCAACGGTAAAAGTACCACGCTGGCCTGCCTGGTAGACCAGATTAACGCAACCCGCAGCGGCCATATTATTACCATTGAAGACCCCATCGAGTATCTGCATCCGCACAAGCAATGCATTGTCAGCCAGCGTGAGGTTCCCGGAGACGCATCGAGCTTTGCCCGTGCACTGCGTGCGGCCCTGCGCCAGGCACCGGACGTGATTATGCTCGGCGAAATGCGGGATATAGAAACCATATCCACTGCCATTACGGCGGCGGAAACAGGTCATCTGCTGCTGTCCTCCCTGCACACGTTGGGCGCGGCAAAGACGATTGACCGTGTGATTGACGCTTTCCCTGCCAACCAGCAGAACCAGATCCGGGCGCAGCTTTCCATGGTGCTCCGTGCGGTTGTATCTCAGCGGCTGATCCTGACGAAGGACGGAACGCTGCATCCGGTATTTGAGGTCATGTGCGTCAATCCGGCTATCCAGAACCTGATCCGCGAAGGAAAGACGCATCAGATTGATAACGCGATCTTCGGCGGCGGTGCGGATATGCTGTCCATGGATACTGAACTGGCAAAACTGCTCAGGGATGGCAAGATCGACAAGGAGCAGGCTTCCCTGTACGCTATTCATCCTGAAACGGTAGAACGCCAGGCACGATTCATGAAGAGCTGA
- a CDS encoding GGDEF domain-containing protein: protein MIAGKRKTIGVFLCKAYTVFDNAVYHALEEEAHRLNYDVIIFTTVGFFSSQNEYDSQERGMFSFAPIEQLDGIIVAPDTYEIEGFRDQLYEELKRRAKCPVVSIRHQEEEYDCVYTDENLAIRPLMKHLLEDHGLKRVVFLAGYEGHPDGEKRLQVYKEEMALHGLPVDEEKDIAHGTMWLNCGDMAYEAFFSDTERRPEAVVCANDFMAIGLMRTLKKHGLRIPEDVIVTGFDNVQNFALNEPMLTTVEQNFEEMASKAMEELDRQIRGEYGENGKKEIKRIAIGGQLILGESCGCGGRGEDFYVKTSMERAELVDNMNSREVSMTYLTIELNACDDLKDLHRVLVNKMDDTRMVRDYYLCLFEKGKDVYGEPVFAEEQTEKACLVHVMKDRQDHGMPMITFDRCKLLPEMAERADEPQVLYLVLLHQREKAYGYALFHYQPGEVPTNFFQHWNIILSGALSNMHKRDELKVLYEERRLSSITDVMTRLLNRRGLEEQLSPIWQRLCAMGESAAFISFDMDRLKQINDTFGHQAGDYAIRLTGDAIRRAAPKDTILARMGGDEFLAVMPRADDQAAKRFMRDFQKQLKALNKQEDRAFNVEASCGAVVIHMNGLSTIEECIQRSDEELYRQKEKRHTERYE from the coding sequence ATGATAGCCGGCAAAAGAAAGACCATCGGAGTCTTCCTTTGCAAAGCCTATACGGTTTTTGACAATGCGGTGTATCATGCCCTGGAGGAGGAAGCACACCGGCTCAACTATGACGTGATTATCTTCACGACAGTTGGCTTTTTCTCCAGCCAGAATGAGTATGACAGCCAGGAAAGGGGAATGTTCTCCTTTGCTCCGATTGAACAGCTGGACGGGATTATAGTAGCGCCTGACACTTATGAGATCGAAGGGTTCAGGGACCAGCTTTATGAGGAGCTGAAGAGAAGAGCGAAATGTCCCGTTGTTTCAATCCGACACCAGGAAGAAGAATACGATTGTGTCTATACGGATGAGAACCTGGCAATCCGCCCGCTGATGAAGCACCTGCTGGAGGATCACGGACTGAAACGGGTGGTGTTCCTTGCCGGTTATGAAGGACACCCGGACGGAGAAAAACGGCTGCAGGTTTACAAAGAAGAAATGGCCCTGCATGGACTGCCTGTGGACGAGGAGAAGGATATTGCCCATGGGACCATGTGGCTGAACTGCGGAGATATGGCCTATGAAGCCTTTTTCTCCGACACTGAACGCCGGCCGGAAGCGGTGGTATGCGCTAACGACTTCATGGCAATCGGGCTGATGCGGACACTGAAGAAGCACGGATTGAGAATCCCGGAGGACGTCATCGTTACGGGCTTTGATAACGTGCAGAACTTTGCGCTGAATGAGCCGATGCTGACAACTGTTGAACAGAATTTTGAAGAGATGGCTTCCAAAGCCATGGAGGAACTGGACAGGCAGATCCGCGGCGAATACGGGGAAAACGGGAAGAAAGAAATAAAGCGGATTGCCATTGGCGGGCAGCTGATCCTCGGGGAAAGCTGCGGCTGCGGCGGACGCGGGGAAGACTTCTACGTCAAAACCAGCATGGAACGGGCTGAACTGGTGGACAACATGAATTCCCGGGAAGTCAGCATGACTTACCTGACAATTGAGCTGAACGCCTGCGATGACCTGAAGGATCTGCACCGTGTGCTGGTGAACAAGATGGATGATACCAGGATGGTGCGGGACTATTACCTGTGTTTGTTTGAGAAAGGAAAAGACGTATACGGCGAGCCTGTTTTCGCGGAGGAACAAACAGAAAAAGCCTGCCTGGTTCATGTAATGAAAGACCGGCAGGATCACGGGATGCCGATGATTACTTTTGACCGCTGCAAGCTGCTGCCGGAGATGGCGGAACGGGCGGATGAACCGCAGGTGCTGTACCTGGTTCTGCTGCACCAGCGGGAAAAGGCATATGGTTATGCACTGTTCCACTACCAGCCCGGGGAAGTGCCTACGAACTTTTTCCAGCACTGGAATATCATTCTTTCCGGCGCACTGAGCAATATGCATAAGCGTGATGAGCTGAAGGTGCTGTATGAGGAAAGAAGACTGAGCAGCATCACGGACGTGATGACGCGGCTGCTGAACAGGCGTGGCCTGGAAGAGCAGCTGTCACCAATCTGGCAGCGGCTGTGTGCCATGGGGGAAAGCGCGGCCTTTATCAGTTTTGATATGGACCGGCTGAAGCAGATCAATGATACCTTCGGCCATCAGGCGGGAGACTACGCCATCCGCCTGACGGGTGACGCGATCCGCAGGGCTGCCCCGAAGGACACTATCCTGGCCCGTATGGGCGGCGATGAATTCCTGGCGGTGATGCCCAGGGCGGATGACCAGGCCGCCAAGCGGTTTATGAGAGACTTCCAGAAACAGCTGAAAGCCCTGAACAAGCAGGAAGACAGGGCATTCAATGTGGAGGCCAGCTGCGGAGCGGTGGTTATCCATATGAACGGATTATCCACCATTGAGGAATGCATCCAGAGAAGCGACGAGGAATTGTACCGCCAGAAAGAAAAAAGGCACACCGAAAGGTATGAGTAA
- a CDS encoding alpha-glycosidase: MAVSHSILSAVFSDESPDYRFPSEPDCGDSVRIRLRVAKDSAERVILLFESITVGTMMYKIKSDDFFDYYEAGIICNENEVIYRFLIECPDGTKIAFDKSGVRADEHHVPDYNPAYAFRFIPGFHVPDWAKGAVQYQIFPDRFCNGDPSNDVVDNEYYYTVGHSKHIADWDALPGDTDIRCFYGGDLQGILDKLDYLQDLGIEVLYLNPVFVSPSSHKYDCQDYEHIDPHFGVITDDMDHVMQAWEKHNGYAPKYIRRVTSKENLEKSDALFATLCQELHRRGMKIILDGVFNHCGSFNKWMDHEGIYLGKAGFQPGAYQSIHSPYRSYFHFNDSGNGRTPMYEGWWGYSTLPKLNYEDSPDLCEEVYKIAEKWLSPPYCIDGWRLDVAADLGHSTEFNHKFWQTFRARVKAVNPNALIVAEHYGDPTAWLNGREWDSIMNYDAFMEPVTWFLTGMEKHSDSYRDDLYQNGSAFFGIMADKMSRFKYPSLMCAMNELSNHDHSRFLTRTNRMIGRITTLGSGAAAAGINKGVFREAVTIQMTWPGAPTVYYADEAGQVGWTDPDNRRTYPWGHEDQSLIDLHRDLIRLRRTLPVLKTGSIKPLLADYGRIAYARFTSDSRCVIAVNNTGNLTDFRLHVRDAGAPEGETFRCCIQTTQDGHLASNEVWGIVTDGFLTFNLPPFSSIVLSNAVIEGSEN; the protein is encoded by the coding sequence ATGGCTGTCAGTCATTCTATTCTTTCCGCCGTCTTCAGCGACGAGTCTCCGGATTACCGCTTCCCTTCCGAGCCGGACTGCGGGGATTCTGTCCGGATCCGTCTGCGGGTCGCCAAGGACAGTGCGGAGCGTGTTATTCTGCTTTTTGAGTCCATCACTGTCGGCACAATGATGTACAAGATCAAAAGTGATGACTTTTTTGATTATTATGAAGCCGGTATCATCTGCAACGAAAATGAGGTTATCTACCGTTTCCTGATTGAATGCCCGGACGGTACTAAAATCGCTTTTGACAAGAGCGGTGTCCGCGCTGATGAACATCATGTCCCGGATTATAACCCGGCATATGCCTTCCGCTTCATTCCCGGTTTTCATGTTCCAGACTGGGCTAAAGGCGCCGTTCAGTACCAGATCTTCCCGGATCGTTTCTGCAACGGAGACCCCTCCAATGATGTTGTGGACAATGAGTACTATTACACCGTTGGCCACTCCAAGCATATTGCTGACTGGGATGCCCTGCCCGGTGATACGGATATCCGCTGTTTTTACGGCGGCGATCTTCAGGGTATCCTGGATAAACTGGATTACCTGCAGGATCTGGGAATTGAGGTTCTTTACCTCAATCCGGTCTTCGTCTCCCCTTCCAGCCATAAGTACGATTGCCAGGACTATGAGCATATTGATCCCCACTTCGGCGTGATTACCGACGATATGGATCATGTCATGCAGGCCTGGGAAAAGCATAACGGTTATGCGCCCAAGTATATCCGCCGCGTCACCAGTAAGGAAAACCTGGAGAAAAGCGATGCGCTCTTTGCCACCCTCTGTCAGGAGCTTCACCGCCGGGGAATGAAGATTATCCTGGACGGCGTATTCAATCACTGCGGTTCCTTCAATAAGTGGATGGATCATGAAGGGATATATCTCGGAAAAGCCGGTTTCCAGCCGGGTGCCTACCAGAGCATCCACAGCCCCTATCGCTCCTATTTCCACTTCAACGACTCCGGCAACGGCAGAACCCCCATGTATGAGGGCTGGTGGGGCTATTCTACCCTGCCTAAGCTGAATTATGAAGATTCTCCCGATCTGTGCGAAGAAGTGTATAAAATCGCCGAAAAATGGCTTTCTCCGCCGTATTGCATCGACGGCTGGCGCCTGGACGTTGCAGCCGACCTGGGACACAGCACTGAATTCAATCATAAATTCTGGCAGACCTTCCGTGCCCGTGTCAAAGCTGTCAATCCCAATGCACTGATCGTTGCGGAGCATTACGGCGATCCTACCGCCTGGCTGAACGGCCGTGAATGGGACAGCATCATGAATTATGATGCCTTTATGGAGCCGGTAACCTGGTTCCTCACCGGTATGGAAAAGCATTCTGACTCTTACCGGGATGACCTGTACCAGAACGGCTCCGCCTTCTTCGGGATCATGGCGGACAAGATGTCCCGGTTCAAATATCCGTCCCTCATGTGCGCGATGAACGAGCTCTCCAATCATGATCATTCCCGCTTCCTGACCCGCACAAACCGGATGATCGGCCGGATCACCACTCTGGGTTCCGGCGCCGCAGCTGCCGGGATTAACAAGGGCGTTTTCCGGGAAGCTGTCACCATCCAGATGACCTGGCCCGGCGCCCCCACCGTCTACTACGCTGATGAAGCGGGTCAAGTAGGCTGGACAGATCCGGATAACCGCCGCACCTATCCCTGGGGACATGAAGACCAGAGCCTCATTGATCTGCACCGGGATCTGATCCGCCTGCGCCGTACCCTTCCCGTGCTGAAGACCGGTTCCATCAAGCCGCTGCTGGCTGATTACGGACGGATTGCCTACGCCCGTTTCACCAGTGATTCCCGCTGCGTGATTGCCGTAAACAACACCGGAAACCTGACGGACTTCAGGCTTCATGTCCGGGATGCCGGAGCGCCGGAGGGGGAAACCTTCCGTTGCTGCATCCAGACCACCCAGGACGGGCATCTGGCAAGCAACGAAGTCTGGGGCATCGTCACGGACGGCTTCCTTACCTTCAATCTCCCCCCGTTCTCATCCATTGTCCTGAGCAACGCGGTAATTGAAGGCAGCGAAAACTGA
- a CDS encoding metallophosphoesterase, whose product MLFATSDLHGFPLDQFLKLLEKAGFSSSDHLYVIGDVIDRFGDGGIAMLRWMMRQENVTFIKGNHEDMLLKCDFLFTRDESQAEEESLTPEQERALKHWNRNGSSITIENMMKLKEKDPEELNRLLDYIRSAPIYVETAVPMKRFVLVHGGLKDFAPEKRMDEYDAFELMWTRPILEDRYWDNKLVIIGHTPTHEYGVGADGQMLVTKTWVDIDTGAADGGSPMLLRLDDMHPFYTEYRNE is encoded by the coding sequence ATGCTTTTTGCGACTTCGGACTTACATGGATTTCCTCTGGACCAATTTCTTAAATTGCTTGAAAAGGCGGGCTTCTCGTCATCAGATCATCTGTATGTAATCGGGGATGTGATTGACCGCTTCGGCGATGGTGGAATCGCTATGCTGCGCTGGATGATGCGGCAGGAGAATGTGACCTTCATCAAGGGCAATCATGAGGATATGCTGCTGAAATGCGATTTCCTGTTTACCAGGGATGAGAGCCAGGCAGAGGAAGAATCACTGACGCCGGAGCAGGAACGCGCTTTGAAACACTGGAACCGGAACGGCAGTTCTATCACCATAGAAAACATGATGAAACTGAAGGAAAAAGATCCGGAAGAGCTGAACAGGCTGCTGGATTATATCCGGTCGGCTCCAATATATGTGGAAACAGCTGTGCCGATGAAGCGCTTTGTGCTGGTGCATGGAGGACTGAAGGATTTCGCACCGGAGAAAAGAATGGATGAATACGATGCGTTTGAACTGATGTGGACGCGTCCGATCCTGGAAGACAGATACTGGGATAACAAGCTGGTCATTATCGGTCATACGCCGACGCATGAGTATGGTGTGGGTGCAGACGGTCAGATGCTTGTGACGAAAACCTGGGTGGATATTGATACCGGAGCGGCAGACGGAGGAAGCCCCATGCTGTTGCGGCTGGATGATATGCATCCGTTTTACACAGAATACAGAAACGAATAA
- a CDS encoding LacI family DNA-binding transcriptional regulator — translation MVRLKDIAEACGVSIATVSRALNGLTNEGKERTAFICQTAKEMGYYPNAAARTLKTSKSNNIGIIYEDMMTHVYFSTLFDSLRRESEKLGYDLTFIGRGDFTGQQYYENARQRCLDGVIVVQADFDAAGIMHLATSSIPTVIVDHTYEGVDCVTSDNRASMEQIVRYVYLHGHRKIAIIQGQKGMVSRERLAGFYKACVELGVRVPVEYVREGLFQNAVACTEDILELMKLPDRPTCVLCPDDGSAVGAMARLHAKGIKVPEDIALVGYDGTLMSQIITPRLTTFSQDCTRIAQEVFSMLIDAIEYPDTHIPKQVTVVGKIIEGETV, via the coding sequence ATGGTCAGACTGAAGGATATAGCTGAGGCATGCGGTGTTTCAATTGCGACTGTTTCACGCGCTTTAAACGGTTTAACCAATGAAGGCAAGGAAAGGACTGCGTTTATCTGCCAGACGGCAAAAGAAATGGGATATTATCCGAATGCAGCCGCCAGGACGCTGAAGACAAGCAAATCAAACAACATTGGTATCATCTATGAAGATATGATGACCCATGTGTATTTCAGCACCCTTTTCGATTCCCTCCGGCGTGAATCGGAGAAACTTGGATATGACCTGACCTTTATAGGCCGGGGTGACTTTACAGGCCAGCAGTATTATGAGAATGCCCGGCAAAGATGCCTGGACGGTGTAATTGTTGTCCAGGCGGATTTCGATGCCGCCGGAATTATGCATCTTGCAACCAGCAGCATTCCCACGGTCATTGTTGACCACACCTATGAAGGCGTTGATTGTGTGACCAGTGATAACCGGGCCAGTATGGAACAGATTGTCCGCTATGTATACCTGCATGGGCACCGGAAAATTGCCATTATCCAGGGTCAGAAGGGAATGGTCAGTCGTGAGCGCCTGGCCGGTTTCTATAAAGCATGTGTTGAATTGGGCGTCAGGGTTCCGGTGGAATATGTTCGTGAAGGACTTTTCCAGAACGCTGTGGCTTGCACGGAGGATATCCTTGAGCTGATGAAACTTCCGGACCGGCCTACCTGCGTCCTTTGTCCGGATGATGGAAGCGCTGTGGGCGCGATGGCGCGGCTGCATGCGAAGGGCATCAAGGTGCCGGAAGATATTGCCCTGGTTGGATATGACGGAACACTTATGAGCCAGATTATTACCCCACGTCTGACAACATTCAGCCAGGATTGCACAAGGATTGCCCAGGAAGTATTCAGCATGCTGATTGACGCGATAGAGTATCCGGATACCCACATACCGAAGCAGGTCACCGTAGTCGGAAAAATCATCGAAGGTGAAACGGTGTAA
- a CDS encoding MATE family efflux transporter: MLGTVFTLAWPTMLEQLTQTAVQYIDTAMVGSLGTQATAAVGATGTVNWLIGSVVSAVGIGFLAFIARKIGAGRPDEARKASAQACTITLLLGSLLTLLTVMAAGHVPAWMQVDPAIRGLASEYFLIIYIPMLFRTASILLGTVLRSAGDTRTPMRIGLIVNGINVVLNILLIYPSRTLSVLNLSIPFPGAGLGVKGAALASAASFVYGGLAMTRALWKHPSISPVGQSFRPDPVILRPCFRVALPNLAQRFATSCGYVVFASMINALGGISTAAHTIANTVESAFYIPGWGMQTAAATLSGNAYGAKDHDRLKRLGSTILPLEVGLMIVSGGLLFLFAEPLVRLFSADENVVRLGTTVLRMVAISEPFYGVPIVVEGLMQGVGKTTAPFVYNVICMWAVRIAGTFVCTQLLGLGLIAAWGCMIGHNMLLFVFFVWHYLTGRWDPFISRK; this comes from the coding sequence ATGCTTGGTACGGTCTTCACCCTGGCCTGGCCTACAATGCTGGAACAGCTGACTCAGACAGCTGTCCAGTATATCGATACGGCAATGGTCGGTTCCCTGGGCACACAGGCCACAGCTGCCGTCGGTGCTACAGGCACGGTAAACTGGTTAATCGGCAGTGTCGTTTCCGCTGTTGGAATCGGTTTTCTCGCCTTTATCGCCAGGAAGATCGGTGCCGGCAGGCCGGACGAAGCCAGGAAAGCCAGTGCCCAGGCCTGTACCATTACCCTGCTGCTTGGTTCACTGCTGACCCTCCTGACGGTCATGGCTGCCGGTCATGTACCGGCCTGGATGCAGGTGGATCCCGCCATCCGCGGTCTTGCCTCTGAATACTTCCTGATCATCTATATCCCTATGCTTTTCAGGACAGCATCCATTCTGCTCGGAACCGTCCTTCGTTCCGCCGGAGACACCCGGACGCCGATGCGGATCGGCCTGATTGTGAACGGCATCAATGTAGTGCTGAACATCCTGCTGATTTATCCTTCCCGTACATTATCCGTTCTGAATCTCTCCATTCCCTTCCCGGGCGCCGGTCTCGGCGTGAAGGGCGCTGCTCTGGCCAGCGCTGCTTCCTTTGTCTATGGCGGCCTGGCCATGACGCGGGCCTTATGGAAGCATCCCTCTATCTCACCGGTCGGCCAGTCCTTCCGGCCTGATCCGGTGATCCTGCGTCCCTGCTTCCGGGTTGCCCTTCCGAATCTGGCCCAGCGCTTCGCCACTTCCTGCGGCTATGTGGTTTTCGCCTCCATGATCAATGCCCTCGGCGGAATATCCACTGCGGCCCATACCATCGCAAACACGGTTGAGAGCGCCTTCTATATTCCCGGTTGGGGTATGCAGACAGCCGCGGCTACCTTAAGCGGAAACGCTTATGGTGCAAAGGATCATGACAGGCTGAAACGTCTGGGAAGTACAATCCTGCCGCTCGAGGTAGGTCTGATGATCGTCTCCGGCGGCCTGCTCTTCCTGTTTGCAGAGCCTTTGGTCCGCCTGTTCAGTGCGGATGAGAATGTAGTCCGCCTGGGAACCACCGTCTTGCGCATGGTTGCGATCTCCGAGCCGTTCTACGGCGTTCCGATCGTCGTGGAAGGCCTGATGCAGGGTGTCGGAAAAACTACAGCACCCTTTGTTTACAACGTTATCTGCATGTGGGCTGTCCGGATTGCCGGAACCTTTGTTTGCACGCAGCTTCTGGGTCTGGGGCTGATTGCAGCCTGGGGCTGTATGATCGGCCATAACATGCTGCTTTTTGTTTTCTTTGTCTGGCATTATCTCACCGGCCGCTGGGATCCCTTCATCAGCCGGAAATAG
- the sfsA gene encoding DNA/RNA nuclease SfsA, with amino-acid sequence MRYSNITKGTFLDRPNRFIAHVEMDGRRETVHVKNTGRCRELLLPGAEVWLTAPGTEGRKTKYDLVTVRKENGMLVNIDSQAPNAVVREWLERQGYDVIIPEYTYGDSRIDFYLERGMEKTLMEVKGCTLEIDGIGYFPDAPTDRGVKHLRELANAVKNGYRTVIAFAIQMDGIMEVRPNIQTHPEFGSAMQEAAEAGVEILFLPCHVETDQLTIIK; translated from the coding sequence ATGAGATACAGCAATATTACAAAAGGTACTTTTCTGGACAGGCCGAACCGGTTTATTGCCCATGTGGAGATGGACGGCCGCAGGGAGACGGTACACGTCAAGAATACGGGACGGTGCAGGGAACTGCTCCTGCCCGGGGCGGAGGTCTGGCTGACCGCACCGGGAACGGAAGGACGAAAGACAAAGTATGACCTGGTGACCGTCCGCAAGGAGAACGGCATGCTGGTCAACATTGACAGCCAGGCACCGAATGCTGTTGTGCGGGAATGGCTGGAACGGCAGGGGTATGACGTTATTATTCCGGAATATACCTATGGGGACTCCAGAATCGACTTCTATCTGGAACGGGGCATGGAAAAGACACTGATGGAAGTCAAGGGCTGCACACTGGAAATAGACGGGATCGGCTATTTCCCTGACGCTCCGACGGATCGTGGCGTCAAACACCTCCGGGAACTGGCAAATGCCGTGAAGAACGGGTACAGGACAGTGATTGCTTTTGCAATCCAGATGGATGGAATCATGGAAGTGAGGCCGAATATACAGACACACCCGGAGTTTGGCAGCGCAATGCAGGAAGCGGCGGAGGCGGGAGTGGAAATTCTTTTCCTTCCATGCCATGTGGAAACCGATCAATTGACAATCATCAAGTAG
- a CDS encoding mechanosensitive ion channel family protein, giving the protein MLNSVRYIAARPTASPVPGVVQVANDLKETVNDAAKSAGGFLSHLPQLVSRLLIAGAVLIVGLLLLKLGKLIIVKVSRRRCQNGRVNTQRSETFRSIITSVFSYIMFFILATIILRLFGVDVTSILAAAGVVGIALAFGAQTLVKDLLSGLFIWGEGSIAVGDLVSINGLDGTVETITIRTTSIRNYNGNIYCIPNGDIRTITNMSRGFKRAIVNIPCPYEENQERLVNMVKEEMEIAAKEVEGMKTVPDVMSIVAFDKNSVRLQVAVVCPVGEHWRIEREIRTRVKARFDREGIIMPHYTVPESDA; this is encoded by the coding sequence ATGCTAAATTCTGTCAGGTATATTGCTGCCAGGCCAACCGCTTCACCGGTCCCTGGCGTTGTTCAGGTTGCCAATGATCTCAAGGAAACTGTCAATGACGCGGCTAAGAGTGCCGGTGGTTTTCTCTCCCATCTGCCCCAGCTTGTCAGCCGCCTGCTGATTGCCGGCGCGGTACTGATCGTAGGCCTTCTTCTCCTGAAGCTCGGCAAACTGATTATTGTCAAGGTTTCCAGACGGCGCTGCCAGAATGGCCGCGTCAACACCCAGCGGTCCGAAACCTTCCGGTCCATCATCACCAGCGTTTTCAGTTATATTATGTTCTTTATCCTGGCCACGATCATCCTTCGCCTCTTCGGCGTGGACGTTACCTCCATCCTGGCCGCTGCCGGGGTTGTCGGTATTGCGCTGGCCTTCGGTGCCCAGACGCTGGTCAAGGACCTGCTTTCCGGTCTGTTCATCTGGGGTGAAGGCTCCATTGCTGTCGGCGACCTGGTCAGCATCAACGGACTGGACGGCACAGTGGAAACCATTACCATCCGGACAACTTCCATCCGCAACTACAACGGAAACATCTACTGCATCCCCAACGGCGATATCCGCACCATCACCAACATGAGCCGCGGTTTTAAGCGGGCCATTGTCAATATCCCCTGCCCCTATGAGGAAAACCAGGAGCGCCTGGTGAACATGGTCAAAGAGGAAATGGAGATCGCCGCCAAGGAAGTGGAAGGCATGAAAACCGTACCGGATGTCATGAGCATCGTCGCTTTCGACAAGAATTCAGTCCGGCTCCAGGTGGCCGTTGTCTGTCCTGTCGGTGAGCACTGGCGTATTGAGCGTGAAATCCGCACCCGGGTCAAAGCCCGCTTTGACCGTGAAGGTATCATTATGCCCCACTACACCGTTCCCGAATCCGACGCCTGA